In one window of Anser cygnoides isolate HZ-2024a breed goose chromosome 3, Taihu_goose_T2T_genome, whole genome shotgun sequence DNA:
- the GLO1 gene encoding LOW QUALITY PROTEIN: lactoylglutathione lyase (The sequence of the model RefSeq protein was modified relative to this genomic sequence to represent the inferred CDS: inserted 1 base in 1 codon), with translation MAAPAEPCGLSDEAVYGACSEPDPSTKDFLFQQTMLRVKDPKKSLDFYTRILGMTLLQKFDFPTMKFSLFFLGYEDKNDIPKDKTERTAWTFSRKATLELTHNWGTENDENQSYHNGNSDPRGFGHIGIAVPDVNKACKRFEELGVKFVKKPDDGKMKGLAFVQDPDGYWIEILNPKHXGDSHLDARFWLPGVNL, from the exons ATGGCGGCCCCGGCAGAGCCGTGCGGCCTCAGCGATGAGGCTGTCTATGGCGCCTGCTCCGAGCCGGATCCCAGCACCAAG gaCTTTTTGTTTCAGCAGACAATGTTAAGAGTAAAGGATCCTAAGAAGTCGCTGGATTTTTATACAAGAATTCTTGGAATGAC aCTGCTTCAAAAATTTGACTTTCCTACTATGAAGTTCTCACTGTTTTTCCTGGGGTACGAAGATAAAAATGATATCCCAAAAGATAAAACTGAGAGAACAGCTTGGACCTTCTCTAGAAAAGCTACGCTTGAACTGACACA CAACTGGGGcactgaaaatgatgaaaatcagTCCTATCACAATGGTAATTCGGATCCTCGAGGATTTG GGCACATTGGAATTGCTGTCCCTGATGTCAATAAAGCTTGTAAGAGGTTTGAAGAACTAGGAGTGAAATTTGTGAAGAAACCAGATGATG gTAAAATGAAAGGACTTGCATTTGTTCAAGATCCTGATGGCTACTGGATTGAAATTCTGAATCCTAAAC ATGGTGACTCTCACTTAGATGCACGCTTCTGGTTACCTGGAGTAAATCTGTAA